From a region of the Babylonia areolata isolate BAREFJ2019XMU chromosome 21, ASM4173473v1, whole genome shotgun sequence genome:
- the LOC143296694 gene encoding serine/threonine-protein phosphatase PP1-beta catalytic subunit-like, translating into MADTELQIDSIINRLVEARGCRPGKTVQMTESEVRALCLKSREIFLSQSILLELEAPLKICGDIHGQYTDLLRLFEYGGYPPESNYLFLGDYVDRGKQSLETICLLLAYKIKYPENFFLLRGNHECASINRIYGFYDECKRRYNIKLWKTFTDCFNCLPIAAIVDEKIFCCHGGLSPDLQSMEQIRRIMRPTDVPDTGLLCDLLWSDPDKDVQGWGENDRGVSFTFGGDVVSKFLNRHDLDLITRAHQVVEDGYEFFAKRQLVTLFSAPNYCGEFDNAGGMMSVDETLMCSFQILKPSEKKAKYQYGGLNTSRPITPPKKK; encoded by the exons ATGGCAGACACAGAACTCCAGATCGACAGTATAATCAACAGGCTCGTAGAAG CCCGAGGATGCCGACCAGGCAAAACTGTACAGATGACTGAATCGGAGGTGCGGGCCCTGTGTCTGAAGTCTCGGGAGATCTTCCTCAGTCAGTCCATTCTCCTGGAGCTGGAGGCACCGCTGAAGATCTGTG GTGACATACATGGGCAGTACACAGACTTGCTACGGCTGTTTGAGTACGGTGGCTACCCGCCGGAGTCGAACTACCTGTTCCTGGGGGACTATGTGGACCGTGGCAAGCAGTCCCTGGAGACCATCTGTCTGCTGCTGGCCTACAAGATCAAGTACCCCGAgaacttcttcctcctccgcgGCAACCACGAGTGTGCCAGCATTAACCGTATCTATGGCTTCTatgatgagt gtAAGAGAAGGTACAACATCAAGCTGTGGAAAACGTTCACCGACTGTTTCAACTGTCTGCCCATTGCTGCCATTGTTGATGAGAAAATCTTCTGCTGCCACGGAG gTCTGTCACCAGACTTGCAGTCCATGGAACAGATCCGACGAATCATGCGACCCACGGATGTTCCCGACACAG GGTTGCTGTGTGACCTGCTGTGGTCAGACCCGGACAAAGATGTACAGGGCTGGGGGGAGAACGACCGAGGTGTGTCCTTCACCTTTGGGGGGGATGTTGTCAGCAAGTTCCTCAACCGCCATGACCTTGACCTCATCACCAGGGCGCACCAG GTTGTGGAAGACGGATATGAGTTTTTCGCCAAACGTCAGCTGGTGACCTTGTTCTCGGCCCCCAACTACTGCGGGGAGTTTGACAATGCTGGGGGGATGATGTCTGTGGATGAAACACTCATGTGTTCCTTTCAG